From the Bacteroidia bacterium genome, one window contains:
- a CDS encoding T9SS type A sorting domain-containing protein, with protein MLRCMSFISCLLCVYSVVLSAQGVKELTLKARNTEFGMGSCVAVGPDGTIFVGYNQGVGYSDGALRAYRNVGTAITNTGHIRIGGGFLDIDISADGTVFAAQGQDGVRAYVFDGQTLAGTAHFPSNEAVRALSVGEDATVFVACGRGGVKTLRYDGVRFIPLAETKWDLYAQDVAVDAHGNIFVAHQDSIIALKVTGDVLEPVFAVYLGGMVSNVAVDVSGTVFAATGDRELFALSFDENGFTTVAQARLADYPEHMALAKDGTIYLVQTTGTITVYTVNGSSFSEVASSFDTDVPKHIAAAGPGVLFIVSAFGGLKAVHIENGALAELARQNDGGASQNVCLGPDGTVYVANAWGGLRAYRYKDGVLTHLDVSNQDGTAGAVACGKDGVLFAVIADGGVIATHLVGERFEQRARTQEVMDVYGMDIGPDGTVFVANGDDGIRAYRFDGATFTLLAHAQDSGMALSVAVGEDGVVFVALQRSGQSEVLRAYQFLGDSFRILASLSGSRVSEDVAVGPDGTVFIATGSEGLTAYHFDGSAFSYLANFKGMKIARAVDVGHDGYVYLCGYNQGVIVLEFDGNAFTTIAHIAMPISGMDVAVRSDGAIMLAGAHSGLFVFEPAEPLGIEDPRLALPRRIHLTGNHPNPFSSSTTIDFELAERTTISLHITDALGRPVACLIEDESRMAGRHSVNLNLGSLKPGVYFVTLRDNGSAVTRKMLLL; from the coding sequence ATGTTACGGTGCATGTCCTTCATCAGCTGTTTGCTCTGCGTCTATTCCGTCGTTCTCAGCGCGCAAGGCGTGAAGGAGCTTACGCTCAAGGCTCGTAATACAGAGTTCGGGATGGGCAGCTGTGTCGCTGTCGGACCCGATGGAACAATATTTGTCGGGTACAATCAGGGAGTAGGGTACTCCGATGGAGCACTTCGCGCCTATCGAAATGTCGGGACAGCCATTACGAATACCGGTCATATTCGTATTGGCGGAGGGTTTCTGGATATTGATATCAGTGCCGACGGTACGGTGTTCGCCGCGCAAGGCCAGGATGGTGTGCGGGCCTATGTATTCGACGGACAGACCCTGGCGGGTACCGCACATTTCCCGTCGAATGAGGCGGTGAGAGCACTCTCTGTCGGAGAGGATGCTACTGTTTTCGTTGCATGCGGGCGTGGGGGTGTAAAGACCCTGCGCTACGATGGAGTCAGGTTTATACCCTTAGCCGAGACAAAATGGGACTTGTATGCTCAGGATGTCGCGGTCGACGCTCATGGCAATATCTTCGTAGCTCATCAGGACAGCATCATTGCACTGAAAGTCACCGGCGATGTTCTTGAGCCTGTATTCGCCGTGTATCTGGGAGGAATGGTGTCAAATGTAGCCGTCGACGTCTCGGGTACAGTGTTTGCGGCCACAGGAGACAGGGAACTGTTTGCGTTGTCCTTTGATGAAAATGGGTTTACCACGGTCGCTCAGGCAAGACTGGCGGACTATCCCGAACACATGGCGCTTGCGAAAGATGGTACGATCTACCTCGTGCAGACCACCGGTACGATTACGGTGTACACGGTCAACGGCTCTTCCTTCAGCGAGGTGGCGAGTAGCTTCGATACCGATGTACCGAAACACATCGCTGCTGCAGGTCCGGGCGTACTGTTTATTGTGAGTGCGTTTGGAGGATTGAAGGCAGTGCACATCGAGAACGGTGCGCTGGCTGAGCTAGCCCGTCAGAACGATGGCGGAGCATCACAAAATGTGTGTCTGGGGCCTGACGGAACTGTGTACGTCGCCAACGCCTGGGGTGGACTACGCGCCTACAGGTACAAGGATGGTGTGCTGACGCATCTCGATGTATCGAACCAGGACGGGACGGCGGGTGCGGTTGCCTGCGGTAAGGATGGTGTCCTCTTTGCGGTAATTGCAGACGGAGGTGTGATCGCAACACATCTTGTGGGTGAAAGGTTTGAGCAGCGTGCCCGCACACAGGAAGTGATGGATGTCTACGGTATGGACATTGGTCCTGACGGTACGGTGTTCGTCGCGAACGGTGATGATGGGATTCGCGCATACAGATTTGATGGCGCCACATTCACTTTACTGGCACACGCACAGGACAGCGGAATGGCTTTGAGTGTCGCGGTGGGGGAGGATGGTGTGGTGTTTGTGGCGTTGCAACGGTCGGGGCAGTCGGAGGTTTTACGAGCGTATCAATTTCTGGGTGACTCCTTCCGTATTTTGGCATCGCTGTCCGGATCGCGTGTGAGCGAAGATGTCGCTGTCGGCCCCGACGGTACGGTGTTTATCGCGACCGGGAGTGAGGGTCTCACCGCGTACCATTTTGATGGAAGCGCCTTTTCGTATCTGGCCAACTTCAAAGGTATGAAGATAGCGCGCGCTGTGGATGTCGGACATGACGGATATGTATATCTCTGTGGTTATAATCAGGGTGTCATAGTGCTGGAATTTGATGGCAACGCGTTCACCACTATTGCACATATCGCGATGCCGATCAGCGGCATGGATGTGGCTGTACGAAGCGACGGCGCAATAATGCTCGCAGGCGCGCATTCGGGACTGTTTGTGTTCGAACCCGCGGAGCCTCTTGGAATTGAGGACCCGAGGCTCGCTCTTCCACGGCGTATTCACCTTACGGGCAATCACCCTAATCCTTTCAGTTCATCCACAACCATCGATTTCGAACTTGCGGAGAGAACGACAATATCGCTCCACATAACGGATGCTCTCGGGAGGCCGGTGGCCTGTTTGATCGAGGATGAATCCAGGATGGCGGGACGACACAGTGTAAATCTTAACCTCGGGTCGCTCAAGCCCGGCGTGTATTTCGTTACACTCCGCGACAACGGTTCCGCGGTCACCAGAAAAATGCTGCTGCTGTAG
- the acs gene encoding acetate--CoA ligase, with amino-acid sequence MSEASLSGEVFYPSFDYLGEPHVRERALLSAEAEGDYEGFWARHASELHWFAPWEKVLDGSDAPFYKWFTGAKTNIVYNCVDRHVLTARRNKLALIWEGEDGEFRSLSYFALKREVCKFANILKSFGVEKGDRVTLYMGRIPELVLGMLACARIGAVHSVVYGGFSVEALHERLEDSKSKVLIVADGAFQRGKIVPLKEIADEALQRAATVQSVLVVRRTGQPVNMEQGRDLWYHDLMQLPIASSACSLEIVDAEDPLFMLYTSGTTGRPKAILHTHGGYMVGTYTTLKYVFDIQDQDRYWCAADPGWITGHSYIVYGPLLNGATSFMYEGAPTFPYPNRWWQMIERYGINILYTAPTAIRGLMRFGDAWAERHDLSTLRLLGSVGEPINPEAWKWYHRVIGGGRCPVMDTWWQTETGMFMITPLPCDPLKPGSGGKPFPGLHMDIVNEQGESVAADEEGYLIIKNPWPAMLRTIYKDPERYVSQYWTRFPGAYMTGDSARRDVDGYYWVIGRVDDVIKVSGYRLGTAEIESALVSHPAVSEAAAIGLPHEIKGNAIHAFVILKTGIARHEHLEDELKKHVGHEMGPIGKPEKIDFVDALPKTRSGKIMRRVLRARALGEDPGNLATLEE; translated from the coding sequence ATGAGCGAAGCGAGTCTCTCTGGCGAAGTGTTTTATCCCTCATTCGACTATCTGGGAGAGCCGCATGTGCGCGAACGTGCACTGCTGAGCGCGGAAGCGGAGGGCGATTACGAGGGTTTCTGGGCGAGGCATGCGTCGGAACTGCACTGGTTCGCTCCGTGGGAAAAGGTACTGGACGGTTCGGATGCCCCGTTTTATAAGTGGTTCACCGGCGCGAAGACCAACATCGTTTACAACTGTGTTGATCGCCACGTGCTCACCGCCAGGCGCAACAAGCTCGCGCTGATCTGGGAAGGGGAGGACGGTGAATTCCGTTCGCTTTCCTATTTCGCCCTCAAACGGGAAGTCTGCAAGTTCGCCAACATCCTCAAGAGCTTTGGCGTGGAAAAAGGCGACCGCGTCACGCTGTACATGGGGCGCATCCCCGAACTCGTGCTCGGCATGCTCGCCTGCGCACGCATCGGCGCGGTGCACTCGGTCGTGTACGGCGGCTTTTCCGTCGAGGCACTGCACGAGCGGCTCGAGGACAGCAAATCGAAAGTGCTCATCGTAGCCGACGGTGCCTTTCAGCGCGGAAAAATTGTGCCGCTCAAAGAGATCGCCGATGAAGCCCTGCAACGCGCAGCCACCGTGCAGAGCGTGCTGGTCGTGCGGCGTACCGGTCAGCCGGTGAATATGGAGCAGGGACGCGATCTCTGGTATCACGACCTCATGCAGCTACCCATCGCCTCGAGCGCGTGCAGTCTCGAAATCGTGGATGCGGAAGATCCGCTGTTCATGCTCTACACTTCCGGCACCACCGGCAGACCCAAGGCCATTCTTCATACGCATGGCGGCTACATGGTGGGCACCTACACGACGCTGAAATACGTCTTCGACATTCAGGACCAGGATCGCTACTGGTGCGCTGCCGATCCGGGATGGATCACCGGTCACAGCTACATAGTGTACGGTCCGCTGCTGAATGGCGCGACGAGCTTCATGTACGAAGGAGCGCCGACCTTCCCCTATCCCAATCGCTGGTGGCAGATGATCGAACGCTATGGCATCAACATTCTGTACACAGCCCCCACGGCAATTCGCGGGCTCATGCGCTTCGGCGACGCATGGGCGGAAAGGCACGATTTGTCCACGCTGCGTCTCCTCGGCTCCGTGGGCGAACCGATCAATCCCGAGGCGTGGAAATGGTATCACCGCGTCATTGGAGGCGGACGCTGTCCCGTCATGGATACCTGGTGGCAGACGGAAACCGGCATGTTCATGATCACGCCGCTGCCTTGCGATCCCCTCAAACCCGGCTCCGGAGGTAAGCCATTTCCCGGTTTGCACATGGACATCGTCAACGAGCAGGGTGAATCCGTTGCGGCCGATGAAGAGGGCTATCTCATCATCAAAAATCCCTGGCCGGCCATGCTTCGCACCATATACAAGGATCCGGAGCGCTATGTCAGTCAGTACTGGACGCGCTTCCCCGGTGCGTATATGACGGGAGATTCCGCCCGCCGCGATGTCGATGGCTATTACTGGGTGATCGGTCGTGTGGACGATGTGATCAAGGTCAGTGGTTACCGCCTTGGCACAGCGGAAATCGAAAGTGCGCTGGTGTCGCATCCCGCAGTATCCGAGGCGGCGGCTATCGGTCTGCCCCACGAAATCAAGGGCAATGCCATTCACGCCTTCGTCATTCTCAAAACCGGCATTGCCCGGCACGAGCATCTCGAGGACGAACTCAAGAAACACGTCGGGCATGAGATGGGGCCTATCGGCAAGCCGGAAAAAATCGACTTCGTGGATGCGCTCCCCAAAACCCGCAGCGGCAAGATCATGCGCCGCGTCCTCCGCGCCCGCGCACTCGGCGAGGATCCCGGCAATCTGGCGACGCTGGAGGAGTAA